The DNA sequence CCCGCCAGCCGTCGAGCACCGGGCCGGGGTCCGCGCCGAGCACGTCGGTGAGCACCGCGGCGTACACGTCGCGGAAGTCGGTGTGGAACTTCAGGTCGCCGTCGTCCAGGTCGGTCAGGCTGGGCTGGTCGCCGATCAGGCGGCCGCCGGCCACCGGCGCCCCGGCGATCAGCACATCGGACGCGGTGCCGTGGTCGGTGCCGTCGGAGGAGTTGGCGCGCACCCGCCGCCCGAACTCCGAGTAGACCACCACGACGACCTTGCGGCCCCGCTCCGTGCGGCCCATCCGGTCCAGGAACCCGCTGACCGCGGCGTCGACGGTCTTCAGCTGGATCTCCTGGCCGGTCTTCTCCCCCGCGTGGAAGTCGAACCCGCCCTGCGACACCGAGAACACCCGGGTCATCACGCCCGCCTCGACGCAGGCCGCGACGAGGTCGAACTGCGCCTTCAGCGTCGCCTGGGCGCCGCCGGTCCCGGTGGCCGGGTCGTCACCGTGGTCGGGGTCGTCGTCATCGTCGGCGTCCAGCGCCTCGGTGACCAGCTGGTCGACGCTGAGCAGGTCGGCGAAGCAGGCGGCCGCGCGGGCCTGCAACTCGGGCTCGCCGTCGGCGGCCGCGCCCAGCGCGCGCAGGTCGGCCGCGGTGACCGCCTTCGGCACGCTCACCCCGCCCAGCGGGACGGCCGCCCCGGCGCACGTCGCCCCGGCCAGCACCGGCGGCAGCACCGGTTCCAGCGAGATCGCCGAGCGCGGGTCGCGGCCGGCGTGGTCGAGCCAGCGGCCCAGCCAGCCGGTGCCGGCCGGCCGCACCGGGTTCGCGGTCTGCCAGATGTCCATCGAGCGGAAGTGGCTGCGGTCGGGCCTGGGGTAGCCGACGCCGCGCACGATCGCGAGCTGCTTGCGGTCGTACAGCGCCTTCAGGCCCTTCAGGCCGGGGTTGAGGCCGGTGCGGTCGTCGAGCCGGAGCACCTCGGCGGCGTCGTAGGCCAGGTCGGCGCGGGCGTCGTGGTAGGCGCGGTCGGCGTACGGGATGACCGTGGCCAGGCCGTCGTTGCCGCCGTACAGGGTGACCAAGACCAGGGTGCGGTCGCCGGGCCCGGCCGACGGGTGGTCGGCGGTGGCGAGGACGTCGTGCAGCGTGTACGCCCCGGCCCCGGCGACCAGGGCGGCTCCCCCGACGACGCCGGAGGCGATGAGGAACTTGCGGCGGGTGACGGTGTCCATGGTCTCCTCCTCAGTGCACCGCGTACTCGGGGCTGATCAGCGCCAGGGTGACCAGGCGCTGGGGCCGCGCGGCCGCGCCGGTGAGCGCGGCACGGGTGCGGCCGGTCCACGCGTCGACGGCCAGCAGCCGCCCGATCGCGTCGACCCTCGCGGCGGCGTCGCCTCGGGCGAGCAGGTCGGCCGTCGCGTCGGGCAGCGCGGCGCCCAGGGCGGCGGCCGCGCGCATACGCACCTGCAATGACGACGTGGTCAGCCAGGCGGTCCCGGCGGGCCAGCCGCCGACGCTGGGCGGCCGCAGCGGCACCTGGCCCATCCGGCGGATCGCGTTGAGCACGGTGGCCGCGACCTTACCGGTCGGAGCGACACCGAGCTGCCGCAGCGCGCCGACCGCCCACTCGACCGGCTGTTTGACCAGCTGTCCACCGCTTGCTTCGAACTGGTCGTCGGTGAGCAGCGTGCCCAGCATCGCGGACACGTCGCGGCCGCTGCCGTACGCGGCGACCATCCGGTCGCGGGTCGCGTCGGGCAGCGGCGCTCCCGAGCCGAACCGGAACCACAGCCGGGAGGCGAGGAACACCGGATGGGCGTGCTGGCGCAGCAGCAGGTCGGCCAGCGAGTCCGCGTCGCGGGCGGTGCCGTCCAGGACCGCGTGTTCGCCCGCGGCGTGCCGCTTCGGCTGGAACACGGCCGTGCCCTGGTCGCGGTCGAGGGTCCAGCCGGTCAGCGCCCGCGCGGCGGCTTTGACGTCCTTCTCGGTGTACGCCCCGACGCCGAGGGTGAACAGCTCCATCAGCTCGCGGGCCAGGTTCTCGTTCGGGCCCCTGGCCGTGTTGCGCTGACCGTCCAGCCAGAAGATCAGCGCCGGGTCGCGCAGCATCGCCTTGGCGAGCAGCGCGAAGTCACCCCGCCCGTGGGCGCGGAAGGTCGCCAGCTGCCCGGCCATCAGGGTCGCCGAGTTGACCTTCTGCGCGCTGGTGGCCCAGTGCCCGTGCCAGAAGAAGACCAGCTTCTCGGCGAGCTGGTGGTCGGCGCGCACCATCCGGGCCAGCCACCCCTCGGCCAGGTGCGTCAGCTGGTCCCGGGCCGCCCGCCGGGCCTGCGCCCGCTGCTCGCGGCTGAGCATCCCGGTGCGGCCGAAGTAGGGGTCGGCGGCGAAGACGGGCAGCGGCGCGACCGGGTCGGCGCCCTTCGGGAACACGAGGCCGGCCACCACGTCGCCGTGGTCGCGGGCGGCCGCCGCGTCGATCTCGGCCGCGGTCGGCCCGAAGGTCGCCCGGCGCAGCAGGTGCGCGGCCAGCTTCCGATCTGCCATGGCGCTCAAGGTACCCAGCCGCGCCGCCGCCCACCTCCGGGCAGTGTTCGGGAATCGTAAATTGCGCCGCCGCCCGGCGAGCGGCGATCGGATCCAGGCTCTAATTTGGGCGTATGGCGATCGTCGTCGTGTTCGAGACGCACTCGTGGAGCGAGGACAACGACCGGGGCGTGGCCACCGGCTGGTTACCGGGGTGGCTGTCGGAACGGGGCCGGGAGCTGGCGGCCGAGCTGGGCAGGCGACGGCGGGACGACGGCATCGCCGCGGTGTTCAGCTCCGATCTGCGCCGCGCGGCGCAGACCGCCGAGATCGCCTTCGACGGCAGCGGCGTGCCGGTGCTGTACGACTGGCGGCTGCGTGAGTGCGACTACGGCGACCGCAACGGGATGCCGTCGGCAGAGCTGCACCGGCACCGCGAGCGGCACCTGGACCAGCCCTACCCCGGCGGCGAGAGCTGGCGGCAGGCGGTCACCCGGGTCGGCGGATTCCTGCGCGACCTGCCGACCCGCTGGGACGGGCAGCGGGTCCTGCTGATCGGGCACGTCGCCACCCGGTGGGCCCTGGACCACCTGGTGCACGGCAACACGCTGGAGGACCTGGTCGGCGCGGACTTCGCCTGGCGGGAGGGCTGGGAGTACCGGCTCGGCGACCCGGGCGGCGAG is a window from the Catellatospora sp. TT07R-123 genome containing:
- a CDS encoding DUF1501 domain-containing protein, with protein sequence MDTVTRRKFLIASGVVGGAALVAGAGAYTLHDVLATADHPSAGPGDRTLVLVTLYGGNDGLATVIPYADRAYHDARADLAYDAAEVLRLDDRTGLNPGLKGLKALYDRKQLAIVRGVGYPRPDRSHFRSMDIWQTANPVRPAGTGWLGRWLDHAGRDPRSAISLEPVLPPVLAGATCAGAAVPLGGVSVPKAVTAADLRALGAAADGEPELQARAAACFADLLSVDQLVTEALDADDDDDPDHGDDPATGTGGAQATLKAQFDLVAACVEAGVMTRVFSVSQGGFDFHAGEKTGQEIQLKTVDAAVSGFLDRMGRTERGRKVVVVVYSEFGRRVRANSSDGTDHGTASDVLIAGAPVAGGRLIGDQPSLTDLDDGDLKFHTDFRDVYAAVLTDVLGADPGPVLDGWRGRLDGLLLST
- a CDS encoding DUF1800 family protein, giving the protein MADRKLAAHLLRRATFGPTAAEIDAAAARDHGDVVAGLVFPKGADPVAPLPVFAADPYFGRTGMLSREQRAQARRAARDQLTHLAEGWLARMVRADHQLAEKLVFFWHGHWATSAQKVNSATLMAGQLATFRAHGRGDFALLAKAMLRDPALIFWLDGQRNTARGPNENLARELMELFTLGVGAYTEKDVKAAARALTGWTLDRDQGTAVFQPKRHAAGEHAVLDGTARDADSLADLLLRQHAHPVFLASRLWFRFGSGAPLPDATRDRMVAAYGSGRDVSAMLGTLLTDDQFEASGGQLVKQPVEWAVGALRQLGVAPTGKVAATVLNAIRRMGQVPLRPPSVGGWPAGTAWLTTSSLQVRMRAAAALGAALPDATADLLARGDAAARVDAIGRLLAVDAWTGRTRAALTGAAARPQRLVTLALISPEYAVH
- a CDS encoding histidine phosphatase family protein codes for the protein MAIVVVFETHSWSEDNDRGVATGWLPGWLSERGRELAAELGRRRRDDGIAAVFSSDLRRAAQTAEIAFDGSGVPVLYDWRLRECDYGDRNGMPSAELHRHRERHLDQPYPGGESWRQAVTRVGGFLRDLPTRWDGQRVLLIGHVATRWALDHLVHGNTLEDLVGADFAWREGWEYRLGDPGGERPGQDPIGLDARQ